Genomic segment of Tomitella fengzijianii:
TCATCTCGATGATGTTCGCCGGCCACCATACGACCTCCGGCACCGCCGCCTGGACGCTGATCGAACTGCTCCGCCACCCGGAACTGCTGGCGCGGGTGGACGCCGAGCTCGACGAGCTTTATGCGGACGGGTCCGAGGTGAGTTTCGGCGCGCTGCGCCAGATCCCGCTGCTGGAGTCGACGATCAAGGAGACCCTGCGTCTGCACCCGCCGCTGATCCTGCTGTTGCGTGTGGCAAACGGGGACTTCGACGTGTGCGGCTACGGGATCTCGGAGGGGGACCTGGTGGGCGCCACCCCGGCGGTCTCGAACCGGATCCCGGAGGACTTCCCCGACCCGGACGCCTTCGACCCCGGCCGTTACGTCTCGCCGCGGCAGGAGGATCTGGCGAACCGGTGGTCCTGGATCCCGTTCGGCGCCGGGCGGCACCGCTGCGTCGGCGCGCAGTTCGCCACGCTGCAGCTCAAGGCGATCTTCTCGGTACTTCTGCAGGGCTTCGAGTTCGAGATGTCCCAGCCGTCGGAGTCCTATCGCAATGATCATTCGAAGATGGTCGTCCAGCTGGAGCAGCCGTGCCGCGTGCGCTACCGGCGCAGGCAGCGCTGACGACCTGCACGCCGGGCCGTCACGCCCCATCCCCCACCGACGCCGAAGGAGTCGACCATGCGCATCGAAGCGGACCTCGACCTGTGCCAGGGACACGCCATGTGCGAGCTGGAGGCACCGGATGTGTTCCGCGTGCCCAAGAACGGCACCGTCGAAATCCTGGACGAGACCCCTCCCGACGACCTGCACGACGACGTCCGGCGCGCAGTGCAGTACTGCCCCGCGCAGGCGCTCAGCAGCGTCGACGACTGACCCCCGTCCCCACATCCCCGACCGAGGAGTATCCGTGACCGCATTCATGCGAGATGAACTGGACGAGATGGTCCGCCGCTGGCTGGAGGCCAATAAGAAGTGCGAAGCCGAGGGAGACTGGCTGCCCCTGGCGGAGATGTACGCCGAGGACGCCACCTACGGGTGGAACTACGGGCCGGCCGAGGACTTCATGGCCGTGGGCCGCGATGAGATCCGTGAACTGGCCCTGGGCCAGGAGATGTCGGGCCTGGAAGGCTGGCGGTACCCGTACCAGTCCGTCCTGATCGACGAATCCACCGGCGACGTGATGGGGATGTGGAAGCAGATCGCCAACGCACGCCGCCCCGACGGAAACCACTACGAGGTCCACGGGTTCGGCGGCAGCTGGTTCCGCTACGGGGGCGACTGGCAATGGTCCTGGCAGCGGGACTTCTTCGACTTCGGCAACGTGTCGGCGCTCTTCATGGAGATGATCCAGGACGGTGCGCTCTCCGCCGGTATGCACAAGCGGATCGAACGCGCCACCGCGGACAAGCGCCCCGCGGGGTGGTATCCGCTGGGCACGACTCCGGTCGCGTTGTGGTGAGCCGCCCGCTGAAGACGCCCGAGCGCGCCGGCGCGCCCGCCTGCACCGGCACGCTCGGCCGGCAGCGCCTGGCGTCGCTGGTACCCGAGCTGCTGCTGGCCGGCCACCTGATCGACCGCGCCGCGATGCCCCACGTCCTCGCCCGGCTCGGGCGGGAGGGGATGACCGCGGTGGCCATCGAGGAGTGGCTGGCGGCGAGCCCCGTGTACACGCGGCGCATGCAGCAGGCGCTGGGATTCCCCGGCGCCGACGTGCCCACGGTCTTCAAGGGGATGCAGCTCGACATCGGCGCGCCGCCCCAGTTCATGGACTTCCGGTACCAGGTGCACGACGCCCGCCACGGCGCCTTCCACCTCGACCACTGCGGCGCGCTGCTGGATGTGGAGCCGATGGGCCCGGACTACGTGACCGCCATGTGCCACGACATCGAGGACCCCACGTTCGACGGCACCGCGGCGGCGACCAACCCGCGGGCCCGCTGCCGCCCGGTCCACCGTCCGCCCCGCGCCCCCGCCGACCGCACGCCGCACTGCGAGTGGACGGTCACCATCGACGAGGATGCGCCGCCCGCTCCGTACCCGCCGCAAGCTGCGGCGATGGACCGCACCGAGGCCGCGCGCGTTCCGCTCGACCGGATCGTCCCCGGCAGCGGCGGGCGCGACGACTATGCCGGGCCACTGCTCGCCGACCTCCGGTGGGACGAATGGTCCGGGCCGGCGCTGCACCGCATGGCCCAGGAGATCGCGCTGCAGGGCCACATGCTGGTGCTCGGGTCGGCGATGGCCTTGCGCAACAGGCTCGACGCCCGCGATGTGCAGGACATCCTCCTGCATCAGTGCACGGGGATCGCCGCGGTGACCTCCGACCGGCTCTGCACCGCGCTGGACCTGCCACGGAACAGCACAGGCCTCGCCGAGCTGCTCGCAATCCATCCCGCGCTCACCCCGTACCCGTACGTCGGCGCCCGCGTGGTGCCTGGGCCGGAGCCCGTGCTCGAGCTACCGCAGGACTCGCCGGCCGTGCGCGACGGGGCGTGGCCGGCGCTCCTGGCCACCCGCGCCGGGGCGCCCGCCCTGGACGCTCTGGTGCGCGGCGTCGACCCCCGGTTCAGCACGCACATCGTGTCCGGACCCGAGAAAGAAGGAGGCGCCGCAGGACGGAGAGTCGTGCGCATCGCGATCCGCACCGACGCGCGACCGCACCCCGAATCCGACGACGCGGCACTCACGCGGTTCAGCGGCGGAGCCGGCTTCGCCTTCGATGACGCGCGCCCGTCGCTCCCCTTGACCGTGGTGGGATCGGGGTGACGCCGTGCAACTGACCCGCTCCGCCCCCGTCCGCGCCGTCGGCGGCTTCTTCGCCCTGAGTCTGGACACCGTCTGGTCCACCTTCTCCCGCCCGGTTCAAGTGCGCGAGTTCTTCGACCAGGCCTGGTTCATCACCCGCGTCTCCGCGGTCCCCACGGTCCTGGTGGCGATGCCGTTCACAGTGCTCGTAACCTTCATCCTCAATATCCTGCTGCGCGAGATCGGCGCCGCCGACTTGTCGGGCGCCGGCGCGGCGCTGGGGACGATCACGCAGATCGGGCCCATGGTCACCGTGCTCATCGTCGCGGGCGCCGGCGCGACGGCCGTGTGCGCAGACTTGGGCGCCAGGACCATCCGCGAGGAGATCGACGCGATGTCGGTCCTGGGCATCGATCCGGTGCGCCGGCTCGTGGTGCCCCGGGTGTGGGCGTCGGTGTTCGTGGCCCTTCTGCTCAACGCCCTCGTCTGCCTCATCGGCATCGTCGGGGGATTCGCCTTCTCCGTGGGGCTGCAGGGCGTGAACCCGGGGGCGTTCACCAGCGGGATCACGCTGCTCACCGGCCTCGGCGACCTGATGGTGTCCGAGGTGAAGGCAGGCCTGTTCGGCATGCTGGCGGGCCTGGTCGCCTGCTACCGGGGCCTGTCCGTCCACGGCGGCCCCAAGAGCGTCGGCGACGCGGTCAACGAGACCGTCGTCTACGCGTTCATGGGGTTGTTCGTGATCAACGTGATCGTCACCGCCGTAGGCGTCAAGGCGACGGCGGGCTGAGTCATGTCGATCGCCGCCACCGGGAAACTCGTCCGCACGCGCCGCGCCGCGGCGCGCGGCTCCGCGTCCTTCGACGAGTTCGGGGACAAAGCCCTGTTCTTCTGGGATGCGCTGCGGCACATCCCCACCGCGCTCCGGCTCCACAAGAAGGAGACCGTGCGCCTGATCGCCGAGATCGGCATGGGTACCGGAAGCCTCGCCGTCATCGGCGGAACCGTCGTCATCGTCTCGTTCCTCACGCTCTTCGCCGGCGGCACCATCGCGATCCAGGGCTACAGCTCGCTCGGCAACATCGGCGTCGAGGCGCTCACGGGCTTCCTGTCCGCATTCATCAACGTGCGGGTGGGCGCGCCTGTGATCGCGGGGATCGGGCTGGCCGCGACCATCGGCGCCGGGTCCACGGCACAGCTGGGCGCGATGCGCGTGAGCGAGGAGATCGACGCCCTCGAATCGATGGCGATCCCGTCGATCCCATACCTGGTGAGCACGCGGCTCATCGCCGGGCTCGCCACCATCGTGCCGCTGTACTCACTGGCCGTCGTCGCCGCGTTCGCAGCGAGCCGTTTCACCACCGTGACCCTCAACGGCCAGTCCGCCGGCGTGTACGACCACTACTTCAACACCTTCCTGTCGCCCGCGGACATCGTCTGGTCGTTCGGCCAGGCGATCGCGATGGCCGTCGTCGTGATGCTGATCCACACGTACTTCGGTTACACCGCCTCCGGCGGCCCCGCGGGGGTGGGCCGCGCCGTCGGCCACGCGGTGCGGGCGTCTCTGGTGGCCGTCGTGAGCATCACGCTGCTGACGTCCCTCGCCATCTACGGCGCATCCGGCGACTTCCACCTGTCGGGTTAGGGGATCCAGGATGACGCTGAGACGCACACGGACCGCGCCGCGCCGGCGCGGGCCCCGCGCACGCCCGCGCAAGGCCGCCGCGACGGTGCTGGCCGCCGGGCTGTGCGCGATCGTCGTGGTGTGCCTCATGGCCTACGGCGAGCGGTTCACGCCCACGGCGCGGGTGACCGTCGTGGCCGACCGCGCGGGGCTGGTGCTCGACGTCGACGCCGACGCCACCTACCGGGGTGCCGAGGTGGGCCACGTCGCGCACATCGCGCGCACCGACGACGGGCACGTGCGCCTGGCTCTGGACCTCTACTCGGACCGCATCCGGAAGATCGACCGGAACGCGCGCGTCGAGATCGCGGCCACCACCGTTTTCGGCGCCAAGTACGTGCACTTCCTCCCACCGGAGCGGCCGTCCGGCGCCGCGCTCACAGAGGGTGACGTGGTGGACGCGCAGCACGTGACCGTCGAGATCAACACCGTGTTCGAGAACCTCACCGGCCTGCTGGAGGAGGTGGAGCCGCAGAAGATCAGCACCACGCTCGGCGCGCTGGCGGACGGGCTCCGCGGCCAGGGGACGCCCCTGGGCGAGGCCCTCGAATCCGCCGACCGCCTCGTCGGCCGGGTCAACGCGGAAGCGGGAGCGGCGCTGGCACAGGACATCGCGGATGCGCCGGAGGTCACCGGCGCCTACGCCGACGCGGCGCCGGACCTCATGACGGCACTGAGGCAGGGGATCACGACCGCCGACACCGTCACAGGGCGCCAGGAGGCCATCGGGGCGGGACTGCGCTCGGCCACGGCCATGTCGCGTTCCGGCACCCGGGTGCTCGACGACAACGCCGGACCGCTCGACCGCATGCTGCACCTGCTGGAACCCACCACCGGACTGCTCGCCGAGTACTCCCCCGAGTACACCTGCCTGCTCAAGGGCCTCGAGGTGACCCGTGAACGGGGCGAGCCCGCCTTCGGCACCACCAACCCCGGCATGTCGCTGGATGTCGGGTTGGTGCCCGGCACGCCCATCTACCAGTACCCGCAGCACCTGCCGAAGGTGAACGCGAGCGCCGAACCCGGCTGCTACGGGCTGCCGGAACTGGCGCCGGGCGAACACGCTCCTTATCTGGTGACCGACACCGGGGTGAACCCGTATCCGCCGGAGCGCACCGAGCCGCGGCTCACCGGCCCCACCGTGCTCGAGTACCTGCTGGGCGCCCCCGAGATCGGAGGGCCGTGACATGTCCGTGCCACCGAGCCTCCGGCCACGGCTGCCGCGCCCGTTCGGTCCCCGCTATACGGGCGCGCGGCGCCGGCGCGTCCCCGGCTCCGTCGTGAAGATGCTCGCCTTCGCGACCGTGATGCTGCTGATCCTCGGGTTCCTCGTACTGGTATTCGGTAGGTTCCGCACCGGCGAGCGCACCGGATACCAGGCCGTCTTCGCCGATTCCTCCGGCATGTCGGACGGCGCGCCGGTACGGGTCGCAGGCGTCCAGGTGGGCCGCGTCGAGAACCTGGTGCTGCGCGAGGACTCCACCGTCGCGGTCGCCTTCACCGTCGACGCCGAGCTGACGCTGCCCGCGGACTCGCGGGCGACGATCCGCTACGAGAACCTCGTCGGCGACAGGTATCTGGAGGTCCTCCCACCTCAGGGCACCGCGACGTCCGCGCCGATGGAGCCGACGGGAGCCGGCACGCTCGCCCCCGGCGCGGTGATCCCTGTCGCGCACACCTCCCCCGCCCTGGACCTCGACCTTCTGCTGGGTGGATTCCAGCCGCTGTTCCGCGCCCTGGACCCCGGTCAGGTCAACAGGCTCACGGCCGCGTTGATCGACACCTTCCAGGGGCGCGGACAGTCGCTGGCGTCGCTGGTGGGGAAGACCGGACGGTTCACGCAGACCCTGGCCGATTCCGACGCCGTCATCGGCCGCGTCATCGACAACCTCAACACCGTCCTCGACACCGTCGCGGACCGGGGCACCCAGTTCGACGACGTCATCACCCGGCTCCAGGAACTGGTCAGCAGCCTCGCAGCGGAGCGTGATCCGTTGGGCGAGGCGGTCACCCGCATCGACGCGGCGGCGCAGGCGGCGGGAGGACTGCTCCACGATCTGCGGCCGCCGCTGGATTCCACCATCGACCAGCTGGGCCGCACCACGGCCCTGATCGAGCAGGACGAGGCGAACGTGTCCGACCTGCTGGCACGGCTCCCCGAGACGTATCAGTTGCTTTCGCGCACAGGATCATACGGCGATTTCTTCCAGTTCTACATGTGCGGGCTGGTGTTCCGGTTCACCGGCGCCGACGGCGAGATGTTCGAGTACCCGATGGTCCAGCAGTACGAGGGGAGGTGTGCGCCCAAGTGAAGCAGTTCCGGGAACGCGATCCCGCGCCGATCGCGGTCATCGGCGTGGTCCTCACGCTCATCGCCGTCGTGGCCGCGCTGCAGTACGACAGGCTCCCGCTGTTCGACGGCACCGACACCTACCAGGCCGACTTCGCCGAGGCCGGCGGGCTCGAGGTGGGCGACGACGTCAGCGTGTCCGGCATGGCCGTCGGCACGGTGGAGGGCATCCGACTGCGCGGGACCTCCGTGCGCGTCACCTTCGGCGTGGACGACGGGGTGCGGCTGGGTCGCGACACCCGTGCGGCTATCACCACCGTGTCCGCGCTGGGCGACCGCGGCCTCGCGGTGACCCCCGACGGCCCGGACTCACTGGGACCCGGCGGCGTCATCCCGCTCGACAACACGCGTTCGCCGTACTCGCTCACGGACGCGCTCGGGCAATTGTCGGACACGGTCGACGCCACCGACACGGCCCGGCTGGACGAGTCGTTGCGGACGCTGTCGGAAACCATGGCCGCCGTCGATCCGCGCATGGACCGGGCGCTGGACGGCGTGGCGCGCCTGTCGCAGACGGTGTCCTCGCGCGATGAGTCACTGCGCGCATTGCTGGACAGGGCGAACGAGGTGACCGCGATCCTGGAACACCGCAGCGATCAGATGGACGCGCTCCTGGTGGACGC
This window contains:
- a CDS encoding Cif family virulence factor, which codes for MRDELDEMVRRWLEANKKCEAEGDWLPLAEMYAEDATYGWNYGPAEDFMAVGRDEIRELALGQEMSGLEGWRYPYQSVLIDESTGDVMGMWKQIANARRPDGNHYEVHGFGGSWFRYGGDWQWSWQRDFFDFGNVSALFMEMIQDGALSAGMHKRIERATADKRPAGWYPLGTTPVALW
- a CDS encoding ferredoxin, with the translated sequence MRIEADLDLCQGHAMCELEAPDVFRVPKNGTVEILDETPPDDLHDDVRRAVQYCPAQALSSVDD
- a CDS encoding MlaE family ABC transporter permease translates to MSIAATGKLVRTRRAAARGSASFDEFGDKALFFWDALRHIPTALRLHKKETVRLIAEIGMGTGSLAVIGGTVVIVSFLTLFAGGTIAIQGYSSLGNIGVEALTGFLSAFINVRVGAPVIAGIGLAATIGAGSTAQLGAMRVSEEIDALESMAIPSIPYLVSTRLIAGLATIVPLYSLAVVAAFAASRFTTVTLNGQSAGVYDHYFNTFLSPADIVWSFGQAIAMAVVVMLIHTYFGYTASGGPAGVGRAVGHAVRASLVAVVSITLLTSLAIYGASGDFHLSG
- a CDS encoding MCE family protein — protein: MSVPPSLRPRLPRPFGPRYTGARRRRVPGSVVKMLAFATVMLLILGFLVLVFGRFRTGERTGYQAVFADSSGMSDGAPVRVAGVQVGRVENLVLREDSTVAVAFTVDAELTLPADSRATIRYENLVGDRYLEVLPPQGTATSAPMEPTGAGTLAPGAVIPVAHTSPALDLDLLLGGFQPLFRALDPGQVNRLTAALIDTFQGRGQSLASLVGKTGRFTQTLADSDAVIGRVIDNLNTVLDTVADRGTQFDDVITRLQELVSSLAAERDPLGEAVTRIDAAAQAAGGLLHDLRPPLDSTIDQLGRTTALIEQDEANVSDLLARLPETYQLLSRTGSYGDFFQFYMCGLVFRFTGADGEMFEYPMVQQYEGRCAPK
- a CDS encoding MlaE family ABC transporter permease; translation: MQLTRSAPVRAVGGFFALSLDTVWSTFSRPVQVREFFDQAWFITRVSAVPTVLVAMPFTVLVTFILNILLREIGAADLSGAGAALGTITQIGPMVTVLIVAGAGATAVCADLGARTIREEIDAMSVLGIDPVRRLVVPRVWASVFVALLLNALVCLIGIVGGFAFSVGLQGVNPGAFTSGITLLTGLGDLMVSEVKAGLFGMLAGLVACYRGLSVHGGPKSVGDAVNETVVYAFMGLFVINVIVTAVGVKATAG
- a CDS encoding MCE family protein: MTLRRTRTAPRRRGPRARPRKAAATVLAAGLCAIVVVCLMAYGERFTPTARVTVVADRAGLVLDVDADATYRGAEVGHVAHIARTDDGHVRLALDLYSDRIRKIDRNARVEIAATTVFGAKYVHFLPPERPSGAALTEGDVVDAQHVTVEINTVFENLTGLLEEVEPQKISTTLGALADGLRGQGTPLGEALESADRLVGRVNAEAGAALAQDIADAPEVTGAYADAAPDLMTALRQGITTADTVTGRQEAIGAGLRSATAMSRSGTRVLDDNAGPLDRMLHLLEPTTGLLAEYSPEYTCLLKGLEVTRERGEPAFGTTNPGMSLDVGLVPGTPIYQYPQHLPKVNASAEPGCYGLPELAPGEHAPYLVTDTGVNPYPPERTEPRLTGPTVLEYLLGAPEIGGP
- a CDS encoding MCE family protein, whose amino-acid sequence is MKQFRERDPAPIAVIGVVLTLIAVVAALQYDRLPLFDGTDTYQADFAEAGGLEVGDDVSVSGMAVGTVEGIRLRGTSVRVTFGVDDGVRLGRDTRAAITTVSALGDRGLAVTPDGPDSLGPGGVIPLDNTRSPYSLTDALGQLSDTVDATDTARLDESLRTLSETMAAVDPRMDRALDGVARLSQTVSSRDESLRALLDRANEVTAILEHRSDQMDALLVDADLILGELQRRRDDIAGLIANVDTLSTQLTGLVADTEDSLKPTLQKLDSVLDMLNARRDDIAAAIENLGPYSRALGESVSNGPFFLAYVQNVLPEANLAPLIDLLVPPNGGD